In a genomic window of Sphingomonas koreensis:
- a CDS encoding sulfite exporter TauE/SafE family protein, giving the protein MVDLASFALAAAAGVVGGAMNGLAGGGSFATLPALIALGLPANIANATSNVALLPGAAASAWGFRDELGPVAGLSVVVLAAITFVGGIAGSLLLVLTPSDMFDIIVPWLLLFAFVVMLFGRSAADWLHARVTIGRPTLVGAQSVLGVYGGYFGGGVGLITTAVYGLLANIQPRELFAIRTLMLSVANLAAAIVFTTFAMVWWWACLPMLAGSVIGGWAGAAIGKRLSARAVRVWTLLVTATTTVIFFVRAYG; this is encoded by the coding sequence ATGGTCGATCTCGCTTCCTTCGCGCTTGCCGCTGCCGCGGGTGTCGTCGGGGGCGCGATGAATGGCCTTGCTGGCGGCGGATCCTTCGCGACCCTGCCCGCGCTGATCGCGCTGGGGCTGCCCGCCAATATCGCCAACGCCACCTCCAACGTCGCGCTGCTGCCCGGCGCGGCGGCGAGCGCCTGGGGCTTTCGCGACGAACTGGGGCCGGTGGCCGGGTTGTCGGTGGTGGTTCTGGCGGCGATCACCTTTGTCGGCGGGATCGCGGGCAGCCTGTTGCTGGTGCTGACGCCGAGCGACATGTTCGACATCATCGTCCCCTGGCTGCTGCTGTTCGCCTTCGTCGTGATGCTGTTCGGGCGGAGCGCGGCGGACTGGCTGCACGCGCGGGTGACGATCGGCCGGCCGACGCTGGTCGGCGCGCAATCGGTGCTGGGCGTCTATGGCGGCTATTTCGGCGGCGGCGTGGGCCTCATCACCACCGCGGTCTATGGCCTGCTTGCCAATATCCAGCCGCGTGAGTTGTTCGCGATCCGCACGCTGATGCTGTCGGTCGCCAACCTCGCCGCGGCGATCGTCTTCACCACCTTTGCGATGGTGTGGTGGTGGGCGTGCCTGCCGATGCTGGCAGGATCGGTGATCGGCGGCTGGGCGGGGGCCGCGATCGGGAAACGGCTGTCGGCGCGGGCGGTGCGGGTGTGGACGCTGCTGGTGACGGCGACGACGACGGTGATCTTCTTTGTGCGGGCGTACGGGTAG
- a CDS encoding histidine phosphatase family protein: protein MARRGRDFIARHGETVFNAARRLQGDHLHTPLSRAGFAQADEMGRALRNALGVKPKLALWASNTGRALQTLAVIAEHLELDWHGARQDLRLTEIGMGMWGGRYYSDVIGEVGPVVTAEGLLRPAPDGERYDQIAARVSGWLADTDDDPGDRLVIMHGISSRVLRGVMTGGEVHPEFGAPIAAGLPQGSVVAIERGVETVIHTGAGYAPA, encoded by the coding sequence ATGGCGAGACGGGGCCGCGACTTCATCGCCCGGCATGGCGAGACCGTGTTCAACGCAGCGCGCAGGCTGCAGGGCGATCACCTCCATACCCCGCTTTCCCGTGCCGGATTCGCCCAGGCGGACGAGATGGGCCGCGCGTTGCGCAATGCCCTGGGCGTGAAGCCGAAGCTCGCTCTCTGGGCCTCGAATACCGGGCGGGCGCTCCAGACGCTCGCAGTGATTGCCGAGCATCTCGAGCTCGACTGGCACGGCGCACGGCAGGATCTGCGCCTGACCGAAATCGGCATGGGGATGTGGGGCGGGCGCTATTATTCCGATGTGATCGGCGAAGTGGGGCCGGTCGTCACCGCGGAAGGGCTGCTGCGCCCCGCGCCGGATGGCGAACGCTATGATCAGATCGCCGCCCGGGTATCGGGATGGCTGGCGGATACCGACGATGACCCGGGCGACCGGCTGGTCATCATGCACGGTATTTCCAGCCGCGTTCTGCGCGGCGTGATGACGGGCGGCGAAGTCCATCCCGAGTTCGGCGCGCCCATCGCGGCGGGGTTGCCGCAGGGATCGGTGGTGGCGATCGAGCGCGGCGTTGAGACCGTGATCCACACCGGCGCCGGCTACGCGCCAGCGTGA
- a CDS encoding endonuclease domain-containing protein, whose product MRLKGTERGHRNAKRLRGEMTPPEIALWLALRDNAAGLRFRRQHAAGNYVLDFYCAPARLAIEVDGESHERGDRPRNDAMRDTWLISRGVRVMRYPAREVLGNLEGVMRHILALAIERRDNIMADRRPPPPSPSAPPPPGGGG is encoded by the coding sequence ATGCGCCTCAAGGGCACGGAACGCGGCCACCGCAACGCAAAGCGCCTCCGCGGGGAGATGACCCCGCCTGAGATCGCCCTGTGGCTGGCGCTGCGCGACAACGCCGCAGGTCTCCGGTTCCGCAGGCAGCATGCCGCCGGAAACTACGTCCTAGATTTCTACTGCGCGCCCGCGCGACTGGCGATCGAAGTCGACGGCGAATCGCATGAGCGGGGCGATCGCCCGCGGAACGACGCGATGCGCGACACCTGGCTCATATCGCGCGGCGTACGGGTGATGCGCTATCCGGCCCGCGAAGTGCTCGGCAACCTTGAGGGCGTCATGCGGCACATCCTGGCACTCGCAATAGAGCGGCGGGACAATATCATGGCGGATCGCCGTCCGCCCCCTCCGTCACCTTCGGCGCCACCTCCCCCTGGCGGGGGAGGATAA
- a CDS encoding NAD(P)/FAD-dependent oxidoreductase, whose translation MQHDVIVIGGSFAGLAAATYLARARRDVAVIDADEPRNRFAAASHGFLGHDGSDPRAILATARAQLAAYPSASLTQGRVAEVRRNGDGFAVTLADGSERTAHKLILAFGIRDRLPSIDGLAERWGHSVIHCPYCHGYEFADRPLGILYSSPLSFHHAPLIAEWGPVTLFLNGAPMPDAEGAADLAAHGIALEPAPVAALAGPGKSLSHVALADGRQIAIEALYVAPEMEFGSPLAHQLGCALEQTPMGQVIRTDAMKLTSVPGVYAAGDVARMPHSVSWAVADGVTAGTAAHRALVFG comes from the coding sequence ATGCAGCATGACGTGATCGTGATCGGCGGCAGCTTCGCAGGCCTCGCCGCCGCGACCTATCTCGCGCGCGCCCGCCGCGACGTCGCGGTGATCGATGCGGATGAGCCGCGCAACCGCTTCGCCGCCGCCTCGCACGGCTTTCTGGGCCATGACGGCAGCGATCCGCGCGCGATACTGGCCACCGCCCGCGCGCAGCTCGCCGCCTATCCCAGCGCGAGCCTCACTCAGGGCCGAGTCGCGGAGGTTCGCCGCAACGGCGACGGCTTTGCGGTCACGCTGGCGGACGGAAGCGAGCGCACCGCGCACAAGCTGATCCTCGCCTTTGGCATCCGCGATCGCTTGCCCTCGATCGACGGGCTCGCCGAACGCTGGGGGCACAGCGTGATCCACTGCCCCTATTGCCATGGCTATGAGTTTGCCGACAGGCCGCTCGGCATCCTCTATTCGTCCCCCCTGTCGTTCCATCATGCGCCGCTGATCGCCGAATGGGGCCCGGTCACGCTGTTCCTCAATGGCGCGCCCATGCCCGATGCCGAAGGCGCAGCGGACCTCGCCGCGCACGGCATCGCGCTTGAGCCGGCGCCGGTCGCCGCGCTGGCAGGTCCGGGCAAGTCGCTCAGCCATGTCGCGCTGGCCGATGGCAGGCAGATCGCGATCGAAGCCCTGTATGTCGCGCCGGAAATGGAGTTCGGCAGCCCGCTCGCGCACCAGCTCGGCTGCGCGCTCGAACAGACCCCGATGGGCCAAGTCATCCGCACCGACGCGATGAAGCTGACCAGCGTGCCGGGCGTCTATGCCGCGGGCGATGTCGCGCGGATGCCGCACAGCGTGAGCTGGGCGGTCGCCGACGGTGTCACCGCAGGCACCGCCGCGCACCGGGCACTGGTGTTTGGCTGA
- a CDS encoding LD-carboxypeptidase — protein MRIGVVAPARTVTEESAVRMKAFMALTYPRHEIVFHPQCFVTEGHFAGPDEYRAAAFLEFANDPAFDAIWFARGGYGSNRILDMAMPQLGPAARNKTYIGYSDMGFMLGALYARRIGRQAHGSMASAMGRDDKGVDAGWVLGWLIDGDRRGLEPTLDGRPAAAFNLAILTAMIGTPWLPDLTDHVLHIEEVGEPVYRIDRMLFQMAHATQLQGIAGVRLGAVTDIVDNDVPFGESIEQMIVRWCREMGVPYLGRSGIGHIALNRVVPFGVA, from the coding sequence ATGCGGATCGGCGTCGTCGCACCGGCACGGACAGTCACCGAGGAATCGGCGGTGCGGATGAAGGCGTTCATGGCGCTGACCTATCCGCGGCACGAGATCGTGTTCCACCCGCAATGCTTCGTGACCGAGGGGCATTTCGCCGGACCGGACGAATATCGCGCCGCGGCGTTTCTGGAATTCGCCAACGATCCCGCGTTCGACGCGATCTGGTTCGCGCGCGGCGGCTACGGCTCCAACCGCATCCTCGACATGGCGATGCCCCAGCTGGGCCCGGCGGCGCGGAACAAGACCTATATCGGCTATTCCGACATGGGGTTCATGCTCGGCGCGCTCTATGCCCGGCGGATCGGGCGGCAGGCGCATGGATCGATGGCGAGCGCGATGGGCCGCGACGACAAGGGCGTGGATGCCGGCTGGGTGCTCGGCTGGCTGATCGACGGCGATCGACGCGGGCTGGAGCCGACGCTCGACGGCCGGCCGGCGGCGGCGTTCAACCTCGCCATCCTGACCGCGATGATCGGCACGCCCTGGCTGCCCGACCTCACCGATCATGTGCTGCACATCGAGGAAGTCGGCGAGCCGGTGTACCGAATCGACCGGATGCTGTTCCAGATGGCGCATGCGACCCAGCTTCAGGGGATTGCGGGCGTGCGGCTGGGCGCAGTGACCGACATCGTCGACAATGACGTGCCGTTCGGCGAATCGATCGAGCAGATGATCGTCCGCTGGTGCCGCGAGATGGGCGTGCCCTATCTCGGCCGATCGGGCATCGGGCACATCGCGCTCAACCGCGTGGTGCCGTTCGGGGTCGCTTAG
- the dnaN gene encoding DNA polymerase III subunit beta, with amino-acid sequence MKATIERATLLRGLSHVQSVVERRNTIPILSNVLIEASAEGSLRLMATDLDLQIDETVPAAVDQAGAITVSAHTLFDIARKLPEGSQVELTAAEGKIKINAGRAKFELGTLPRDDFPVIAEGELPTVFELSAEILKQIIDKTRFAISTEETRYYLNGIFLHVADDTLKAAATDGHRLARVTVARPDGAESMPDVIVPRKCVAELRKLLDEVDGSVGVSLSGSKIRFDLGAAILTSKLIDGTFPDYSRVIPTGNDKILKIDPKSFMEGVDRVSTIATEKTRAVKMALDRDRITLSVTSPDNGTAAEDVPGEYAAQPFEIGFNSRYLMDILGQVEGDLVEVHLADAAAPTLIRENDKSPALYVLMPMRV; translated from the coding sequence ATGAAAGCGACGATCGAACGCGCAACGCTGTTGAGGGGCCTGAGCCACGTCCAGTCCGTGGTGGAGCGGCGCAACACGATTCCGATCCTGTCCAACGTGCTGATCGAGGCTTCGGCCGAAGGTTCGCTGCGCCTGATGGCGACCGACCTCGACCTGCAGATCGACGAGACCGTTCCGGCGGCGGTCGATCAGGCCGGCGCGATCACCGTCTCGGCGCACACGCTGTTCGACATCGCGCGCAAGCTTCCCGAGGGGTCGCAGGTCGAATTGACCGCGGCCGAGGGCAAGATCAAGATCAACGCCGGCCGCGCCAAGTTCGAGCTGGGCACGCTGCCGCGCGACGATTTCCCGGTGATCGCCGAGGGTGAACTGCCGACGGTGTTCGAGCTGTCGGCCGAGATCCTCAAGCAGATCATCGACAAGACCCGCTTCGCGATCTCGACCGAAGAGACTCGCTACTATCTCAACGGCATCTTCCTGCACGTGGCCGACGACACGCTGAAGGCCGCGGCGACCGACGGTCACCGCCTCGCCCGCGTCACCGTGGCGCGTCCCGACGGCGCCGAATCGATGCCCGACGTGATCGTGCCGCGCAAATGCGTGGCTGAGCTGCGCAAGCTGCTCGACGAGGTCGACGGTTCGGTCGGCGTATCGCTGTCGGGTTCGAAGATCCGCTTCGACCTCGGTGCGGCGATTCTTACCTCGAAGCTGATCGACGGCACCTTCCCTGACTACAGCCGCGTGATTCCCACCGGCAACGACAAGATCCTGAAGATCGATCCCAAGAGCTTCATGGAAGGCGTCGATCGCGTCTCGACCATCGCGACCGAGAAGACGCGCGCGGTGAAGATGGCGCTCGACCGCGATCGCATCACCCTCTCGGTCACCAGCCCGGACAATGGCACCGCGGCGGAAGACGTGCCTGGCGAGTACGCCGCGCAGCCGTTCGAGATCGGCTTCAACTCGCGCTACCTGATGGACATTCTAGGCCAAGTCGAGGGCGATCTGGTCGAAGTGCATCTGGCCGACGCCGCCGCGCCGACGCTGATCCGGGAGAACGACAAGTCGCCCGCGCTCTACGTGCTGATGCCGATGCGGGTCTGA
- a CDS encoding glutathione S-transferase family protein — MEPTLLYGFPLGSSMGLVASLEWLGQPYRLSRVDMLSEMKTPEYLRLNPRGETPVFITEDGRVVTETMAIAHWIEARDHERRVSFDPGTAQADRMHQLIGFINTGFTGSFMPYWVALEMEGGDPEYKATLRQFARGLVNDRHARLEEMIGDGPYLLGDRPTLADGVFIGVARWGEFHQAVEPGAYPKIEALIERLMADPAVAFAQAREFGETPPGSGAMLGEVTLAEILRQHA; from the coding sequence ATGGAACCGACCCTGCTTTACGGCTTCCCGCTGGGAAGCTCGATGGGGCTTGTCGCCTCGCTCGAATGGCTCGGCCAGCCCTATCGGCTGTCCCGCGTCGACATGCTGAGCGAGATGAAGACGCCCGAATATCTGCGCCTCAATCCGCGCGGCGAGACCCCGGTGTTCATCACCGAAGACGGCCGCGTGGTGACCGAGACCATGGCGATCGCCCATTGGATCGAGGCGCGCGATCATGAGCGTCGCGTCAGCTTCGACCCCGGCACGGCGCAGGCCGACCGGATGCATCAGCTGATCGGCTTCATCAACACCGGCTTCACCGGATCCTTCATGCCCTATTGGGTGGCGCTTGAGATGGAAGGGGGCGATCCCGAGTACAAGGCGACGCTGCGCCAGTTCGCACGCGGGCTGGTCAACGACCGGCATGCGCGGCTGGAGGAGATGATCGGCGACGGGCCCTATCTGCTCGGCGATCGTCCGACGCTGGCCGATGGCGTGTTCATCGGCGTCGCCCGCTGGGGTGAATTCCACCAGGCGGTGGAGCCCGGCGCTTATCCGAAGATCGAGGCGCTGATCGAGCGGCTGATGGCCGATCCCGCGGTCGCCTTCGCTCAGGCGCGCGAGTTCGGCGAGACTCCGCCGGGCAGCGGCGCGATGCTGGGCGAAGTGACGCTGGCCGAAATCCTGCGCCAGCACGCCTGA
- a CDS encoding GNAT family N-acetyltransferase, producing MSAGVGIERIATIDPAMLAQCDFSFDPAVGAYPFDSALAVPRSGRMIAVARTDGRVAGYLACLSDGASAEMRRIEIDRGYRGQGLGRRLLDEARNWAWATGLSALWLETLADNPAAGRFFGRYGFTLTVRGDVLHWRMPLPG from the coding sequence TTGAGCGCCGGCGTCGGGATCGAACGGATCGCGACGATCGATCCGGCGATGCTCGCGCAGTGCGATTTCAGCTTCGATCCGGCGGTCGGCGCCTATCCGTTCGACAGCGCGCTTGCGGTTCCCCGGTCGGGGCGGATGATCGCGGTTGCGCGCACCGACGGTCGCGTCGCGGGCTATCTCGCCTGCCTGTCCGATGGCGCTTCGGCGGAGATGCGTCGCATCGAGATCGACCGCGGCTACCGGGGGCAGGGCCTGGGGCGCCGCTTGCTTGACGAAGCGCGGAACTGGGCCTGGGCGACGGGTCTGTCTGCGCTTTGGCTCGAGACGCTGGCGGACAATCCCGCCGCGGGGCGCTTCTTCGGGCGATACGGCTTCACCCTGACCGTGCGGGGCGACGTGCTGCATTGGCGGATGCCACTGCCGGGCTGA
- a CDS encoding outer membrane protein, producing the protein MRKLVLAALAASAMATPAFAQDTSFTGPRIEALVGYDTAKDGTGQDAGSSDGVTYGGAIGYDFQIGGAVIGAEAELTGSSVDTRADSLLVAGDRLVTDMGRDIYVGARAGVAITPTTLLYAKGGYTNAKVNTTYEVGNTKTEISDDMEGFRIGAGAEFKLSSNMYLKGEYRYSNYGKIDGYDIDIDRHQVVAGVGIRF; encoded by the coding sequence ATGCGTAAACTGGTTCTGGCGGCTCTGGCTGCAAGCGCAATGGCGACCCCGGCGTTCGCGCAGGACACGAGCTTCACCGGCCCCCGGATCGAGGCGCTGGTCGGCTATGACACCGCCAAGGATGGCACCGGTCAGGACGCCGGCTCGAGCGATGGCGTCACCTATGGCGGCGCGATCGGCTATGATTTCCAGATCGGCGGCGCGGTGATCGGCGCCGAGGCGGAGCTGACCGGTTCGAGCGTCGACACGCGCGCCGACAGCCTGCTGGTCGCGGGCGACCGTCTGGTCACGGACATGGGCCGCGACATCTATGTCGGCGCACGCGCCGGCGTCGCGATCACCCCGACCACCCTGCTCTATGCAAAGGGCGGCTACACCAACGCCAAGGTCAACACGACCTATGAAGTCGGCAACACCAAGACCGAGATCAGCGACGATATGGAAGGCTTCCGTATCGGTGCCGGTGCCGAGTTCAAGCTGTCGAGCAACATGTATCTGAAGGGCGAGTATCGCTACTCGAACTACGGCAAGATCGACGGCTACGATATCGACATCGACCGTCATCAGGTGGTCGCTGGCGTCGGCATCCGGTTCTAA
- a CDS encoding Rrf2 family transcriptional regulator — translation MKRDSRLSGVLHVLLHMAEMDGPVTSEALARAMQTNPVVIRRIMAGLRDQGYVRAEKGHGGGWTIACDLETLTLRNIYDALGAPGLFALGNRTESPGCLVEQAVNAALEQAFGEAEALLLARLGDVTLAALSADFHERLAAHRGPHRLEDAHAA, via the coding sequence ATGAAAAGAGACAGTCGCTTGTCGGGCGTGCTCCACGTCCTGTTGCACATGGCCGAGATGGACGGGCCGGTGACCTCCGAGGCACTCGCCCGCGCGATGCAGACCAACCCGGTCGTCATCCGCCGGATCATGGCGGGCTTGCGCGATCAGGGCTATGTCCGCGCCGAAAAGGGGCATGGCGGCGGCTGGACCATCGCATGCGATCTCGAGACGCTCACCCTGCGTAACATCTATGACGCGCTCGGCGCGCCCGGGCTGTTCGCGCTCGGCAACCGCACCGAATCCCCGGGCTGTCTGGTCGAACAGGCGGTCAATGCCGCGCTCGAACAGGCGTTCGGCGAGGCCGAGGCGCTGCTGCTCGCCCGGCTCGGCGACGTCACCCTCGCCGCGCTCAGCGCGGACTTCCACGAACGCCTCGCCGCGCATCGCGGCCCGCATCGACTGGAGGACGCCCATGCAGCATGA
- a CDS encoding winged helix-turn-helix transcriptional regulator, which produces MQDVVSNCPIEDAMRVLSGRWATLLLYYLKDGPKRFSELQRDNPSISHRILTLELRKLEEAGLVARTAYEGFPLRVEYSLSAPGAELMPLIDALGDWWAVSFPRRRERRDAA; this is translated from the coding sequence ATGCAGGACGTGGTGTCGAACTGCCCGATCGAGGATGCGATGCGCGTGCTGAGCGGCCGCTGGGCGACGTTGCTGCTCTATTATCTCAAGGACGGGCCGAAGCGCTTCAGCGAGCTGCAGCGCGACAACCCCAGCATCTCGCATCGCATCCTGACGCTCGAGCTGCGCAAGCTCGAGGAGGCCGGGCTGGTCGCGCGCACCGCCTATGAAGGCTTTCCGCTGCGCGTCGAATACAGCCTGAGCGCGCCGGGTGCCGAGTTGATGCCACTGATCGATGCGCTCGGCGACTGGTGGGCGGTCTCCTTCCCCCGTCGAAGGGAGCGCCGCGACGCGGCGTAG
- the rlmN gene encoding 23S rRNA (adenine(2503)-C(2))-methyltransferase RlmN, whose protein sequence is MPIPGHIDPVPVPRALKPRADGRIDLLGLSKLDLRMALETSQLEPKQAKLRAKQLWHWIYNRGVTDFSLMTDISKTMQPWLAQRFVISRPEVIEAQVSTDGTRKWLLRSDDGQDYEMVFIPDADRGTLCVSSQVGCTLNCRFCHTGTMRLVRNLEPGEIVGQVMLARDALGEWPSQPDGRMLTNIVMMGMGEPLYNFDNVRDALRIVMDGDGLALSKRRITLSTSGVVPMMERAGEEIGVNLAVSLHAVTKEVRDEIVPLNRKFGIEELLQACADYPGANNARRITFEYVMLKDKNDSDDDARELVRLIKQYKLPAKVNLIPFNPWPGAPYECSTPERIRAFQEIVFGAGISAPARTPRGRDIDAACGQLKTAAEKKSRAELDRLAEEKQAALG, encoded by the coding sequence ATGCCCATTCCCGGGCACATTGATCCCGTGCCCGTCCCGCGTGCGCTGAAGCCGCGCGCCGATGGACGTATCGACCTGCTCGGCCTGTCCAAGCTGGACCTGCGCATGGCGCTCGAGACCTCTCAGCTCGAGCCAAAACAGGCCAAATTGCGCGCCAAGCAGCTGTGGCACTGGATCTACAATCGCGGCGTAACCGACTTCAGCCTGATGACCGACATCTCGAAGACGATGCAGCCCTGGCTGGCGCAGCGTTTCGTGATCTCGCGTCCCGAGGTGATCGAGGCGCAGGTCTCGACCGACGGCACGCGCAAATGGCTGCTCCGTTCGGACGACGGGCAGGATTACGAGATGGTGTTCATCCCCGACGCCGACCGCGGAACCCTGTGCGTGTCGAGCCAGGTGGGCTGTACGCTCAACTGCCGCTTCTGCCACACCGGCACGATGCGCCTCGTCCGCAATCTCGAGCCGGGCGAGATCGTCGGTCAGGTGATGCTGGCGCGCGACGCGCTCGGCGAATGGCCGAGCCAGCCCGACGGGCGCATGCTCACCAACATCGTGATGATGGGCATGGGCGAGCCGCTCTACAATTTCGACAATGTCCGCGATGCGCTCAGGATCGTGATGGACGGCGACGGCCTGGCGCTCTCCAAGCGCCGCATCACGCTCTCGACCAGCGGCGTGGTGCCGATGATGGAGCGCGCGGGCGAGGAGATCGGCGTCAACCTCGCGGTCTCGCTGCACGCGGTGACCAAGGAAGTGCGCGACGAGATCGTGCCCCTGAACCGCAAGTTCGGCATCGAGGAACTGCTCCAGGCCTGCGCCGATTATCCCGGTGCGAACAACGCGCGACGCATCACGTTCGAATATGTGATGCTCAAGGACAAGAACGACAGCGACGACGACGCGCGCGAGCTGGTTCGGCTGATCAAGCAGTACAAGCTGCCCGCCAAGGTCAACCTGATCCCGTTCAATCCCTGGCCCGGCGCGCCGTATGAATGCTCGACGCCCGAGCGCATCCGTGCGTTTCAGGAGATCGTGTTCGGCGCCGGCATCTCCGCGCCCGCCCGCACCCCGCGCGGCCGCGACATCGACGCCGCGTGCGGTCAGCTCAAGACCGCGGCGGAGAAGAAGTCGCGCGCCGAGCTCGACCGGCTGGCCGAAGAGAAGCAGGCCGCGCTCGGTTGA
- a CDS encoding ubiquinone biosynthesis protein COQ4 codes for MATQAQMQPSSTQAPVSQAPTPRPPASQPIDWGKPRKREWGTALRALIKLLGNADDTVQVFRIMRALNGDTVQKNYRRLLSTAQGGRLAYHRVELSQRFSDRTWIDSLPEGSVGAAYRAFLDRTGYSAQGLADVSYEDAEIERDVEHPHAWFGRRERDIHDIWHILTGYQADEPLGEACLVAFSYSQTGGLGWAFIAAGAALKSLKITGKRTFTKAVLEGRRHGKRAKWLSNEDYEALMYEPLDAARRRLNIGDPKLYRQAQAELEAAGLVGL; via the coding sequence ATGGCCACGCAAGCGCAGATGCAGCCGTCCTCCACGCAGGCACCTGTTTCGCAGGCGCCAACGCCTCGGCCGCCGGCTTCACAGCCGATCGACTGGGGCAAACCGCGCAAGCGCGAATGGGGCACGGCACTGCGCGCGCTGATCAAGCTGCTCGGCAACGCCGACGATACCGTCCAGGTATTCCGCATCATGCGCGCACTCAACGGCGACACGGTGCAGAAGAACTACCGCCGGCTGCTGTCGACCGCGCAGGGCGGCCGCCTCGCCTATCACCGCGTCGAACTGTCGCAGCGCTTCTCGGATCGAACCTGGATCGATTCGCTTCCCGAAGGCAGCGTCGGCGCCGCCTATCGCGCCTTTCTCGACCGCACCGGCTATTCGGCGCAAGGGCTGGCGGACGTCAGCTACGAGGACGCCGAGATCGAACGCGACGTCGAACATCCGCACGCCTGGTTCGGCCGGCGCGAGCGCGACATCCATGACATCTGGCACATCCTGACCGGCTATCAGGCCGACGAACCGCTGGGGGAGGCTTGCCTCGTCGCCTTCTCCTATTCGCAGACCGGCGGCCTCGGCTGGGCGTTCATCGCCGCGGGCGCTGCGCTGAAGAGCCTGAAGATCACCGGCAAGCGCACCTTCACCAAGGCCGTGCTCGAGGGCCGCCGTCACGGCAAGCGCGCCAAATGGCTGTCGAACGAGGATTACGAGGCGCTGATGTACGAGCCGCTCGACGCCGCGCGCCGCCGTCTCAACATCGGCGATCCCAAGCTCTACCGTCAGGCCCAGGCCGAGCTCGAGGCCGCCGGGCTGGTCGGGCTCTAA
- a CDS encoding DUF4168 domain-containing protein: protein MKFRHALMLAGATLIATPALAQDTAAPAESAPQASTAAPSAVTDAELKLFAKAALAVDKVNKDAAVPAADKQKKMAEAVSGSGLPPARFNEIAQASQADPALQQKVQAAIVAEQQAGTTPTQ from the coding sequence ATGAAGTTTCGTCACGCTCTGATGCTGGCCGGCGCCACGCTGATCGCGACCCCTGCGCTGGCCCAGGACACTGCGGCACCCGCCGAATCGGCACCGCAGGCCTCGACCGCGGCACCATCGGCGGTCACCGATGCCGAGCTCAAGCTGTTCGCCAAGGCCGCCCTTGCAGTCGACAAGGTGAACAAGGACGCCGCCGTCCCCGCCGCCGACAAGCAGAAGAAGATGGCCGAAGCCGTAAGCGGCAGCGGTCTTCCCCCGGCGCGCTTCAACGAGATTGCGCAGGCGTCGCAGGCCGATCCGGCGCTTCAGCAGAAGGTTCAGGCGGCGATCGTCGCCGAACAGCAGGCGGGGACTACACCGACCCAGTAA